The Phycisphaerales bacterium genome includes a region encoding these proteins:
- the polX gene encoding DNA polymerase/3'-5' exonuclease PolX, giving the protein MVKSPPLTQADVARVFEEVANLLEIQGADGFRVNSYRRIARTVSELTRDLHEIAAEGGLAQLPGIGKSSAEKIAELLHTGRLSLREELAAEVPPTLLELLRIPTVGPKKVALLWKERGITKLTELKAALAAGALAGLKGFGDKSIAQIAHGIEFLESSAGRVRLGDAWGLAERLRAEVAHLPGVDRVEWAGSLRRGRETVGDLDLLCVAEDGAAVVAAFVQLPGAVETLAAGDTKGSARFELRGGQVQVDLRVVSARSFGAAWQYFTGSKEHNVRLRELAVRRGWSLNEYGLTEGERVIASETEEEIYAALDLPWIPPELREDRGELAAEGVPAHLLRVEDIRGDLHLHTTASDGRNTITEMIAAAQTRGYEYLCITDHSRSSVIANGLSEERLRAHIADVRAAARTAQGIRVWIGSEVDILADGKLDYPDELLAELDFVVASVHAGMGQDAAANTRRVLGAIHNPYVHCIGHLTGRLIHEREAMPLDVEAICRAAAATGTALEINASYLRLDLKDQHARRAHELGVTIAINTDAHEVGQYDQMRYGVTTARRAGLERGDVLNTRPAADIMAFVSAKRKHGPARD; this is encoded by the coding sequence ATGGTCAAGTCCCCGCCGCTTACCCAGGCGGATGTCGCCCGAGTATTCGAGGAGGTCGCGAACCTGCTCGAGATCCAGGGGGCGGACGGTTTCCGCGTCAACTCCTATCGCCGCATCGCACGTACGGTCAGCGAACTGACTCGTGATCTGCATGAAATCGCTGCGGAAGGTGGCTTGGCGCAGCTCCCGGGGATCGGAAAATCCTCGGCGGAGAAGATCGCCGAACTGCTCCACACGGGCCGACTTTCGCTGCGCGAGGAACTGGCCGCCGAAGTGCCGCCCACGCTGCTCGAGTTGCTACGGATCCCCACGGTGGGGCCCAAGAAGGTGGCGCTGCTGTGGAAAGAGCGCGGCATTACGAAGCTGACGGAATTGAAGGCGGCGCTCGCCGCCGGCGCGCTCGCGGGACTCAAGGGTTTCGGCGACAAGTCGATCGCACAGATTGCACACGGGATCGAGTTTCTCGAAAGCAGCGCCGGTCGCGTCCGCCTCGGCGATGCCTGGGGGCTCGCGGAGCGCCTGCGGGCGGAAGTGGCGCACCTGCCGGGAGTGGATCGGGTCGAATGGGCCGGTTCGTTGCGGCGTGGGCGCGAAACGGTGGGCGACCTCGATCTGCTCTGTGTCGCGGAAGACGGCGCCGCAGTCGTTGCGGCGTTCGTCCAACTGCCCGGCGCTGTGGAAACCCTGGCAGCCGGTGACACCAAAGGTTCAGCGCGCTTCGAGCTGCGTGGCGGACAGGTGCAGGTGGATCTGCGCGTAGTCTCGGCGCGTTCGTTTGGTGCGGCCTGGCAGTACTTCACCGGCAGCAAGGAACACAATGTCCGCCTGCGCGAGCTCGCGGTACGGCGCGGGTGGAGTCTCAATGAGTACGGCTTGACGGAGGGCGAGCGGGTCATCGCCTCGGAAACGGAGGAGGAGATCTATGCGGCGCTCGATCTGCCCTGGATTCCACCCGAGTTACGTGAGGACCGTGGCGAACTGGCGGCGGAGGGAGTGCCGGCGCACTTGTTGCGGGTGGAGGACATCCGCGGGGACTTGCACCTGCACACCACGGCGAGTGATGGTCGCAACACCATCACCGAGATGATTGCGGCGGCGCAGACGCGCGGCTACGAGTACCTCTGCATCACGGACCACTCGCGCAGCAGCGTGATCGCCAACGGCCTGTCGGAGGAACGCCTGCGGGCGCACATCGCCGACGTGCGGGCCGCGGCGCGGACCGCGCAAGGTATCCGGGTCTGGATCGGGAGCGAGGTCGACATTCTCGCGGACGGCAAGCTGGATTACCCGGATGAACTGCTGGCCGAGCTGGATTTCGTCGTGGCCTCGGTGCATGCCGGCATGGGTCAGGATGCCGCGGCGAACACCCGGCGTGTCCTCGGCGCCATCCACAATCCATACGTCCATTGTATCGGCCACCTCACGGGTCGGTTGATACATGAACGGGAGGCGATGCCACTCGATGTGGAAGCAATCTGCCGGGCGGCGGCTGCGACGGGCACGGCGCTGGAGATCAACGCCAGCTACCTGCGGCTTGACCTCAAGGACCAGCACGCGCGGCGGGCGCACGAGTTGGGTGTCACCATCGCGATCAACACGGACGCCCACGAAGTCGGCCAGTACGACCAGATGCGCTACGGAGTGACCACCGCCCGACGCGCCGGGCTGGAGCGCGGTGATGTCCTGAACACCCGGCCGGCGGCGGACATCATGGCCTTCGTTTCCGCGAAGAGAAAACACGGCCCCGCGCGGGATTGA
- a CDS encoding SRPBCC domain-containing protein: MNAGNRTLVGPGERAWIGGIGVILLVCGAARGATAQNVEPTATKPAEPLAILERLVGTWLAQGLWEDPTRGGLRVEYERALQGKLLKGYSYTVDAGVARLVYETSMYYHPGEEKIVFRSVSAGGVLYDGTVGELDADTLEFHWTDYGPGTARKWRQTLRFVDPDTYEWEVFAATGEGWRSAFRSIFHRECDLRKHAADRRVTAEALIAGSPEQVWQRWATQEGVTSFFAPAARIELRPGGVYELYFLPDADEGSRGSEGCHVLAFEPGRFLAFEWNAPPSLPNVRKERTHVLLTFEAVGAAWTHVRLVQHGWGMGDEWERCYEYFSRVWPVVLEKCRTVCAQALEGAGSAPLDTWRHDDGVLMRPMADPVRIEFELVIPARASEVWLTLHTLMAGAEVLTALEPELLVGRTPVNPTHLLLFTLSPAGNGATLVHRTVEREGDAPWSGEEVAQLMRAGAEELRLLRTRSTTSN; this comes from the coding sequence ATGAACGCTGGAAATCGTACGCTAGTCGGGCCAGGTGAACGGGCGTGGATTGGGGGGATTGGTGTCATCCTGCTGGTCTGCGGTGCCGCTCGCGGTGCAACGGCACAGAATGTCGAGCCCACTGCGACGAAACCGGCCGAGCCCCTGGCGATCCTGGAACGCCTGGTCGGGACGTGGCTGGCCCAGGGCCTGTGGGAGGACCCGACGCGCGGGGGTCTTCGCGTGGAGTACGAGCGCGCTCTGCAAGGCAAACTACTGAAGGGCTACTCGTACACCGTGGATGCCGGCGTAGCGCGCCTGGTGTACGAAACATCGATGTACTACCACCCGGGGGAAGAAAAGATCGTTTTTCGCAGTGTCTCGGCCGGCGGTGTGCTCTATGACGGTACCGTGGGGGAACTGGACGCGGATACGCTTGAGTTCCACTGGACCGACTACGGTCCGGGAACCGCACGCAAGTGGCGGCAGACGCTGCGCTTCGTGGACCCAGACACCTACGAGTGGGAGGTCTTCGCGGCGACCGGGGAGGGCTGGAGGTCCGCCTTTCGCAGCATCTTTCACCGGGAGTGTGACTTGCGCAAGCACGCGGCCGACCGGCGCGTGACGGCAGAGGCACTGATCGCGGGTTCGCCGGAGCAGGTCTGGCAGCGCTGGGCCACGCAAGAGGGTGTGACTAGCTTCTTCGCACCGGCAGCCCGCATTGAACTGCGCCCGGGCGGGGTCTATGAATTGTATTTTCTTCCGGATGCAGACGAAGGGAGCCGGGGGTCGGAGGGTTGCCACGTGCTCGCGTTTGAGCCGGGGCGTTTCCTGGCGTTCGAGTGGAACGCGCCGCCCTCCTTGCCGAATGTCCGGAAGGAGCGAACGCATGTGCTCCTTACGTTTGAAGCGGTGGGGGCGGCATGGACGCACGTCCGCCTGGTGCAGCACGGGTGGGGCATGGGCGATGAGTGGGAGCGTTGCTACGAGTATTTCTCGCGGGTGTGGCCGGTGGTGCTGGAGAAATGTCGGACGGTTTGCGCCCAGGCGTTGGAGGGTGCTGGGTCTGCGCCACTTGATACCTGGCGCCATGACGACGGCGTCCTCATGCGACCCATGGCCGACCCGGTGCGGATCGAGTTTGAGTTGGTCATCCCGGCGCGGGCGTCCGAGGTTTGGCTGACGCTGCACACGCTGATGGCGGGGGCGGAAGTTCTCACCGCGCTGGAACCCGAACTGCTCGTAGGTCGCACACCGGTGAATCCCACACACCTCTTGCTGTTCACGCTTTCACCCGCAGGAAATGGAGCGACACTAGTACATCGCACCGTGGAGCGGGAGGGCGATGCACCCTGGTCCGGCGAGGAGGTGGCACAGTTGATGCGCGCAGGGGCCGAAGAATTGCGCCTGCTGCGGACGCGTTCGACAACGAGCAATTAA
- the plsY gene encoding glycerol-3-phosphate 1-O-acyltransferase PlsY: MLPTLLIAGAYLLGAIPFGLLIGMTRGVDIRTLGSRNIGATNAGRVLGRKWGYVCLVLDILKGFAPTLLASLWLTHAAGPQRQLLLLGVAAAAVLGHVFPVYLRFRGGKGVATTVGVALGLWPVYTLAMFAALIGYGIARFLTSTVSVGSLTLAVVFPAACVGYIVLTSETLAANWPLVLVSVLLGALIIVRHLENIRRLLHREEHTLQRRSEETP; encoded by the coding sequence ATGCTGCCCACCCTGCTGATTGCCGGTGCCTATCTGCTGGGCGCGATCCCTTTCGGTCTGCTCATCGGTATGACGCGCGGCGTCGATATCCGCACGCTCGGCAGCCGCAACATTGGCGCCACCAATGCGGGCCGCGTGCTGGGGCGAAAGTGGGGCTATGTTTGTCTCGTTCTCGACATTCTCAAGGGCTTCGCACCCACACTGCTCGCATCCCTCTGGCTGACGCACGCGGCAGGACCACAACGACAACTCTTGTTGTTGGGGGTCGCGGCCGCGGCCGTACTCGGTCACGTCTTTCCGGTCTATCTCCGCTTTCGCGGCGGCAAGGGTGTGGCGACCACGGTGGGTGTGGCCCTGGGATTATGGCCGGTGTACACCCTTGCGATGTTTGCGGCGCTGATCGGGTACGGGATAGCGCGCTTCCTGACGAGTACTGTGTCGGTGGGTTCGCTGACGCTCGCGGTCGTGTTTCCCGCCGCGTGTGTGGGTTACATTGTCCTCACAAGCGAAACGTTGGCGGCGAATTGGCCACTGGTGCTGGTGAGCGTGTTGCTGGGGGCGCTGATCATCGTGCGCCACCTGGAAAACATCCGACGCCTGCTGCACAGAGAAGAGCACACCTTGCAGAGGCGCTCCGAGGAAACTCCGTAG